A region of Periophthalmus magnuspinnatus isolate fPerMag1 chromosome 13, fPerMag1.2.pri, whole genome shotgun sequence DNA encodes the following proteins:
- the LOC117379936 gene encoding olfactory receptor 10H1-like produces MVGGSSLLPFLLAQLSNLTHRVSLTSCGLQMFLMYTYSSVEFFNLAAMAYDRYVAICFPLSYRQRLNPRTIGLTLGLVWGVSLGLGVFVATLVRSVAFCGNRIHKIYCNFYDLSSLVCAEDAFVGPTIKVMETLYMSTALLGMVVFIVFTYARILVVCFRGSKQMRQKAVSTCAPHLASLTNYGLSVFLEETQTKFDVGNLSRVFQVFLSLYIVIGPPLLNALLYGLNMSKLRAVCRGLLSPKI; encoded by the coding sequence ATGGTAGGCGGGTCCTCGCTGCTGCCCTTCCTCCTCGCTCAGTTGTCTAACCTGACTCACCGCGTGTCCCTGACCTCCTGCGGCCTCCAGATGTTCCTGATGTACACCTACAGCAGCGTGGAGTTCTTTAACCTGGCGGCGATGGCGTATGATCGTTACGTGGCGATCTGCTTCCCCCTGAGCTACAGACAGAGGCTGAACCCGCGCACCATCGGCCTCACGCTGGGCCTCGTCTGGGGGGTCAGTCTGGGCCTCGGGGTCTTCGTGGCGACGCTGGTGAGGTCCGTGGCGTTCTGCGGAAACCGCATCCATAAGATCTACTGTAACTTCTACGACCTGAGCAGCCTGGTGTGCGCAGAGGACGCCTTTGTGGGTCCCACCATTAAAGTGATGGAGACGCTGTACATGTCCACGGCGCTGCTCGGGATGGTCGTCTTCATCGTCTTCACGTATGCGCGAATCTTAGTCGTGTGTTTCCGAGGCTCCAAACAGATGCGACAGAAGGCCGTGAGCACGTGTGCGCCCCATCTGGCCTCGCTCACCAACTACGGCCTCAGCGTGTTCCTGGAGGAGACTCAGACCAAGTTTGATGTCGGGAATCTGTCCCGAGTCTTTCAGGTTTTCCTAAGTTTGTACATCGTGATCGGACCGCCGCTGCTCAACGCTCTGCTCTACGGACTCAACATGAGCAAACTCAGGGCGGTGTGCAGAGGTCTGCTGTCTCCTaagatctga